A genomic region of Desulfatibacillum aliphaticivorans DSM 15576 contains the following coding sequences:
- a CDS encoding beta strand repeat-containing protein: protein MVFLACTASPGASFAFTCDSGDLNGTCVISSTQLMANGEVISGTGDLIIADRGSLTTNAGESFFIHMDGDVTIESGGSIEGNLSSLTAANLTIESGGSISANGKGFASGQGEGAGSMTDGWRSGGGGAGHGGNGGQGPSAAGGSVYGSLKTPETPGSGGGFHTASASEGGPGGGVIKLAVGGILTVDGVITCNGGNGLSMSSGSGGGGSGGSIWIDANTLEGAGSITANGGAGSDVYYGAGGGAGGRIAVYYNTDNSTTVMQAFGGWSEVQYGGAGTVFTKAASALYGDLIIDNNGVSGADTSQVPTSTLTLDNLTLRNNGHFAAPAGCELNILSGFINSTTNASITNHGTLSLPGTSTFTNITLYNNGSINDLANLTLSSSNIYQNGAMGDLTDLIIGADSTFEFQNLTPGKSITMTNVTILDAGVLTHEANSGALDNSLNLHVTGNLDLQSGGAISADAKGLASAQGDGAGSMTADFRAGGGGGGHGGTGGKGSSNAAGGCEYGSLMAPETPGSGGGYNTSYASAGGTGGGVIKLVVDGIFILDGAITCNGTVGLSMGSGAGGGGSGGSIWIDANTLDGEGSISANGGPGSDAYYGGGGGSGGRIAVYYTHDTSSVSMQAYGGWSEVQYGGAGTVFTKAASALYGDLTIDNNGVSGADTNQVLTSTLTLDNFTLRNNGYYVAPESTALCIEGVFINCNSSGVLTNNGAVTLTTSTVLTNVTFINNGTIANLASLELASSSFYSNGTFEDLTDLTIGANSTFEFQNLTPDTPITMTNLTILDTGLLTHNANTNTLDHSLNLHLTGNLDIRSGGGISADAKGLESGQGGGTGNTTDGFRVGGGGAGHGGTGGDGSGAAGGSIYGSLTTPETPGSGGGYNTFYSSAGGVGGGVIKLTVEGILTLDGAITCNGTVGLSMGSGDGGGGSGGSIWIDANTLEGAGSITANGGPGSTAYNGGGGGAGGRIAIEAVTDTSDLTKLAIGGAGYQNGEIGTIYPIPPKSITSFIIESLSAIGEIDEDAKSVTLTAPYGTSLIGLTPTIAVTGVSVSPASGAAQDFTDGVPITYTVTAYDTSTQDYGVTINLDPPSSNNTITSAVYTVSAGGTAIETIVNVPFGISLADFLAALTAGDEYQSWDSSDLTDPVISRQELIVTAQDGTSVTYVVYINLTPGDVNHDGLVAMEDLILAIQATAGLETAAPVYGNADVNGDGVLGLTDSLYIMREVLK, encoded by the coding sequence ATGGTTTTCCTGGCTTGCACGGCATCTCCCGGAGCGTCCTTTGCGTTTACATGCGATTCCGGCGATTTGAACGGAACCTGCGTTATCTCTTCGACGCAACTCATGGCAAACGGCGAGGTCATTTCCGGAACCGGTGACTTGATTATAGCCGACAGGGGCAGCCTGACCACCAATGCCGGAGAGAGTTTTTTCATCCACATGGACGGGGATGTGACCATCGAGTCCGGCGGCTCCATTGAGGGGAACCTATCCAGCCTGACAGCCGCCAATCTCACCATTGAATCCGGCGGAAGCATTTCCGCCAACGGCAAAGGGTTCGCTTCCGGCCAGGGAGAGGGCGCGGGAAGCATGACGGATGGATGGCGATCCGGAGGAGGGGGGGCGGGCCACGGCGGAAACGGAGGCCAAGGACCTTCAGCCGCCGGCGGTAGTGTTTACGGTTCGCTTAAAACCCCTGAGACGCCTGGATCCGGCGGCGGTTTTCATACGGCGTCGGCCTCTGAAGGCGGTCCCGGGGGCGGCGTTATTAAATTAGCGGTCGGCGGAATATTGACCGTGGACGGCGTGATAACCTGCAACGGCGGCAATGGACTCAGCATGAGCTCCGGTTCCGGGGGCGGCGGGTCCGGAGGCAGCATCTGGATAGACGCCAATACCCTGGAAGGCGCGGGAAGCATAACGGCTAATGGGGGGGCTGGGTCTGACGTCTACTACGGCGCAGGCGGCGGGGCGGGAGGCAGGATAGCCGTCTATTATAATACGGACAATTCCACAACGGTCATGCAGGCCTTTGGCGGATGGAGCGAAGTCCAGTATGGCGGGGCGGGAACCGTGTTCACAAAAGCCGCATCGGCCTTGTATGGCGACCTGATCATTGACAACAACGGCGTCTCCGGGGCCGACACCAGTCAGGTGCCCACCTCCACGCTAACATTGGATAATCTCACTCTAAGAAATAATGGACATTTCGCGGCGCCGGCCGGCTGTGAACTGAACATACTGTCCGGTTTTATCAACTCTACAACCAATGCATCCATAACCAACCACGGAACCCTGTCATTGCCAGGGACCTCAACATTCACCAACATCACATTGTATAATAACGGATCCATAAATGATCTGGCGAATTTGACCCTGAGCTCATCCAATATTTATCAGAATGGAGCCATGGGGGATCTTACGGATTTGATCATAGGAGCAGACTCCACGTTTGAGTTTCAAAACCTCACACCCGGTAAATCCATCACCATGACCAATGTTACGATTCTGGATGCGGGCGTTTTGACTCATGAAGCTAATTCCGGGGCCTTGGACAATTCCCTGAATTTGCATGTGACCGGGAATCTTGATCTCCAGTCCGGCGGCGCCATTTCCGCCGACGCCAAGGGACTTGCGTCCGCACAGGGAGACGGCGCGGGAAGCATGACGGCGGATTTCAGGGCCGGAGGCGGCGGCGGGGGCCACGGAGGAACCGGAGGCAAAGGATCATCCAATGCCGCCGGCGGCTGTGAGTACGGTTCACTCATGGCTCCTGAGACTCCAGGATCCGGCGGCGGTTATAATACAAGTTACGCCTCCGCGGGCGGAACCGGGGGCGGTGTCATAAAGCTGGTGGTTGACGGGATATTTATCCTGGACGGCGCCATAACATGCAACGGTACGGTCGGGCTGAGCATGGGGTCCGGCGCGGGTGGCGGCGGTTCCGGAGGCAGCATATGGATAGACGCAAATACCCTGGATGGAGAGGGAAGCATCTCGGCCAATGGCGGGCCGGGCTCTGACGCATACTACGGCGGCGGCGGCGGTTCCGGAGGCCGGATCGCTGTTTATTATACCCATGACACGTCGTCTGTAAGCATGCAGGCCTACGGCGGGTGGAGCGAGGTCCAGTACGGCGGGGCGGGAACCGTGTTCACAAAAGCTGCATCGGCCTTGTACGGCGACCTGACCATTGACAACAACGGCGTCTCTGGGGCCGACACCAATCAGGTGCTCACCTCCACACTCACCCTGGATAATTTTACACTCCGGAATAATGGATATTACGTGGCGCCGGAGAGTACTGCTTTATGCATAGAAGGCGTTTTTATCAACTGCAACTCCAGCGGAGTTCTCACCAATAACGGCGCCGTGACCTTGACGACATCCACCGTGCTTACCAATGTTACGTTTATTAATAATGGAACTATTGCAAATCTGGCGAGTTTGGAGTTAGCGTCCTCCAGTTTTTATTCCAACGGAACCTTTGAGGACCTTACAGATTTGACCATTGGGGCGAACTCCACGTTTGAATTTCAAAATCTTACGCCGGATACACCCATCACCATGACCAACCTAACCATTTTGGATACAGGCCTTTTAACCCATAACGCCAACACCAATACTTTGGATCACTCCTTGAATTTGCACCTGACCGGGAATTTGGACATCCGGTCCGGCGGCGGTATTTCAGCCGACGCCAAAGGGCTTGAATCCGGCCAGGGGGGAGGAACTGGGAATACGACGGACGGCTTCAGAGTGGGAGGCGGCGGCGCAGGCCATGGAGGAACCGGAGGCGATGGCTCCGGAGCTGCAGGGGGCAGTATATACGGTTCACTGACAACTCCAGAGACGCCGGGGTCAGGCGGCGGCTACAATACCTTTTACTCCTCCGCCGGAGGCGTTGGGGGCGGCGTTATCAAGCTGACGGTTGAGGGGATATTGACCCTGGACGGCGCCATAACATGCAACGGTACGGTCGGGCTGAGCATGGGCTCCGGCGACGGAGGCGGCGGGTCCGGAGGCAGCATATGGATAGACGCCAATACCCTGGAGGGCGCGGGAAGCATCACTGCCAATGGCGGGCCTGGGTCCACCGCCTACAACGGCGGCGGGGGCGGAGCCGGCGGCAGAATCGCCATTGAAGCCGTAACCGATACTTCCGACCTGACCAAATTGGCTATCGGCGGAGCCGGTTATCAAAACGGGGAGATCGGAACCATTTATCCCATTCCTCCGAAATCGATCACGTCTTTCATTATCGAGTCTCTATCAGCTATAGGAGAAATTGACGAAGACGCCAAGTCTGTCACGCTTACGGCGCCTTATGGGACAAGCCTCATCGGACTTACACCCACCATCGCCGTAACGGGCGTCTCGGTCTCTCCGGCTTCGGGCGCAGCCCAGGATTTTACGGACGGGGTTCCTATCACCTACACCGTCACCGCGTACGATACCTCCACACAGGATTACGGTGTGACAATCAACCTGGATCCTCCCAGTTCCAATAATACCATAACCAGCGCCGTTTATACTGTCAGCGCCGGCGGAACGGCCATCGAGACCATTGTCAACGTTCCTTTCGGAATATCCCTGGCGGACTTCCTGGCGGCCCTCACGGCAGGGGATGAATACCAGTCCTGGGATTCGTCGGATTTGACCGATCCCGTCATCTCCCGCCAGGAGCTTATTGTGACCGCCCAGGATGGAACATCCGTGACTTACGTGGTGTACATAAATCTTACGCCCGGAGACGTGAATCACGACGGCCTGGTTGCCATGGAGGACCTGATCCTTGCTATCCAGGCGACCGCCGGGCTGGAAACCGCCGCGCCTGTCTATGGGAATGCGGATGTTAATGGGGACGGCGTGCTGGGGTTGACGGACAGCCTGTATATCATGCGTGAGGTGCTGAAGTAG
- a CDS encoding response regulator produces the protein MGVRIAIVDDEATVCKRLTSVLEVEGFETEAFQTAKPFLDRMGRRAFDVVFLDLSLPDMNGMQVLSQLKAGCEDVEIIIITGQGTIESAV, from the coding sequence ATGGGCGTGCGAATAGCCATAGTTGATGACGAAGCCACGGTTTGCAAGCGTCTTACGAGCGTTCTGGAAGTGGAAGGCTTTGAAACTGAGGCCTTTCAGACCGCCAAACCCTTTCTGGACCGCATGGGCAGGCGGGCCTTTGACGTGGTTTTTCTCGACCTGTCCCTCCCGGACATGAACGGCATGCAGGTTTTGTCTCAACTCAAGGCCGGCTGCGAGGACGTGGAAATCATCATCATCACCGGGCAGGGAACCATCGAGTCCGCTGTGTAA
- a CDS encoding sigma-54 interaction domain-containing protein yields the protein MKLGAFHYVSKPFRLHDVRSLAKAASEKIQLRRENKSLRAALVGSDFISGFIGASPRMQTVFATIKKVAAVDCNVLLQAETGTGKEMAARAIHKLSPRKDAPFVSFNCGGFTEELISSELFGHEKGAFTGATATKIGLFESADGGTVFLDEIGEMPLSMQVRLLTVLQDKRILRVGGARPIELNVRIIAATNKDLKRAVEKGEFREDLFYRINVVEINLPKLEERLDDIPLLVSHFIEKFNQAFGKKIKKISPSALSILMGYSFPGNVRELENIIQRAVALAEKDSIQIQDLPPDLQELEFSGMKGEGLLTLAEMEKQHIARVLSVAGSNIGLACNILGLPRTTLWRRMRKYNLSKEE from the coding sequence ATGAAGCTCGGCGCCTTCCATTACGTATCCAAACCGTTCCGGCTGCATGACGTGCGATCCCTGGCCAAGGCGGCCAGCGAAAAAATCCAGCTTCGGCGGGAAAATAAAAGCCTGCGGGCCGCTTTGGTCGGCTCGGATTTCATCTCCGGGTTTATCGGCGCCAGCCCCAGGATGCAGACGGTTTTCGCCACCATCAAGAAAGTTGCGGCCGTGGACTGCAACGTGCTGCTGCAGGCGGAGACCGGAACCGGCAAGGAAATGGCCGCCCGGGCCATTCACAAACTGAGCCCGAGAAAAGACGCTCCTTTTGTATCCTTCAACTGCGGAGGATTTACCGAAGAGCTGATCTCCTCCGAACTTTTCGGGCACGAAAAAGGAGCTTTTACCGGCGCAACGGCAACCAAAATCGGTCTGTTTGAATCCGCCGACGGCGGCACGGTGTTTCTGGATGAAATAGGCGAGATGCCCCTATCCATGCAAGTGCGCCTGCTGACCGTTTTGCAGGACAAACGCATCCTGAGGGTGGGCGGCGCCCGGCCCATTGAGCTGAACGTCCGCATCATCGCCGCCACTAACAAAGACCTGAAGCGCGCCGTGGAAAAAGGGGAATTCAGAGAGGATCTCTTTTACAGGATCAATGTTGTGGAAATCAACCTGCCCAAACTGGAGGAGAGGCTGGACGACATCCCCCTTCTCGTCTCTCATTTCATCGAAAAATTCAATCAGGCTTTTGGCAAAAAAATCAAAAAGATATCCCCTTCCGCCTTGTCCATCCTCATGGGGTACAGCTTTCCCGGAAACGTGCGCGAGCTGGAAAATATCATACAAAGGGCCGTGGCTCTGGCGGAAAAGGACTCCATCCAAATTCAGGATCTGCCGCCGGACTTGCAGGAACTGGAATTTTCGGGCATGAAGGGCGAGGGACTGCTCACCCTGGCTGAAATGGAAAAACAGCACATCGCCCGCGTTTTGTCCGTGGCAGGCTCCAACATCGGGCTGGCGTGCAACATCCTCGGGCTTCCCCGCACCACCTTATGGCGGCGGATGCGCAAGTACAATCTGAGTAAGGAGGAATGA
- a CDS encoding universal stress protein: MKKVLVGMDSRTENFWPFIYAVNLAKRVQMKLYVLLVMSPQKSSSESEKGPKGGSSFRKRLETLISDGRSMGISIEYYIANGSFKEELMGLIQDQKISLLVLGAPPAGTRGDLEKMDSLLEEIKFRTSCRIEVVHPRNPAQEEIRNG; this comes from the coding sequence ATGAAAAAGGTATTGGTTGGAATGGATTCTAGGACAGAGAACTTTTGGCCCTTCATTTACGCCGTGAATCTGGCGAAGCGCGTGCAGATGAAACTCTATGTGCTGCTTGTCATGAGTCCCCAAAAATCCTCCTCCGAAAGCGAAAAAGGCCCGAAAGGCGGTTCTTCCTTCCGCAAACGCCTGGAAACCCTGATTTCCGACGGGCGCTCCATGGGAATTTCCATCGAATATTACATAGCCAACGGCTCCTTCAAGGAAGAGCTGATGGGCTTGATTCAGGATCAGAAGATATCGCTGTTGGTGCTCGGGGCTCCTCCGGCCGGGACCAGGGGCGATTTGGAAAAGATGGACAGCCTATTGGAGGAGATCAAGTTCCGGACGTCGTGCCGGATTGAGGTTGTTCATCCCAGAAACCCAGCCCAAGAAGAGATAAGGAACGGATAA